In Alphaproteobacteria bacterium US3C007, one genomic interval encodes:
- a CDS encoding LysR family transcriptional regulator yields the protein MTIALFKTLIAISEQGSFRAAADVICVTHAAIGQQMTRLEETLQVRLFDRSEKSPKLNQLGKAFVPKAKAVVLAYDTILDDLTGDPRTIGELSVGAVPSSLAGLIPKSIKRLITLYPQLHIRVVPGLSPSLFEQIEGGTLDAAVMSEPRHIHNGLNWLPFYEEELVLLASPEVVEDDPFLILERMPYLRHTRQAAVGMMAEDWLAKNNIRVHDLMEMGSLENLASMVAHGLGVAIGPNICVPDPSFEQLRKISLGPSAPRRTLGILTRSDCSKLKLLEPLLAQIKLTIAESEG from the coding sequence ATGACCATTGCCCTTTTTAAAACTTTAATCGCCATTTCTGAACAGGGTAGTTTTCGCGCTGCCGCAGATGTTATTTGCGTCACGCATGCGGCGATCGGCCAACAAATGACGCGGCTTGAAGAAACATTGCAAGTCAGATTGTTCGACCGTTCTGAAAAGTCACCCAAATTGAATCAATTGGGCAAAGCGTTTGTGCCCAAGGCCAAAGCGGTCGTTTTGGCCTATGATACCATTTTAGATGATCTCACGGGTGATCCGCGCACGATCGGAGAACTTTCTGTTGGCGCGGTGCCATCCTCTTTGGCCGGCTTAATTCCCAAATCGATCAAACGGTTGATCACGCTTTATCCACAATTGCATATCCGCGTGGTGCCGGGGCTTTCACCTTCTCTATTCGAGCAGATCGAAGGCGGGACATTGGATGCGGCTGTGATGAGCGAGCCTCGGCATATACATAACGGGCTTAATTGGTTGCCATTTTATGAAGAAGAATTGGTTTTGCTGGCCTCGCCAGAGGTTGTCGAAGACGATCCTTTTCTCATCTTGGAAAGGATGCCTTATTTGCGCCATACCCGGCAGGCAGCCGTTGGGATGATGGCCGAAGACTGGCTGGCGAAAAATAACATTCGCGTGCATGATTTGATGGAGATGGGCTCTTTGGAAAATCTTGCCAGTATGGTTGCACATGGTCTTGGGGTCGCGATTGGCCCAAATATTTGTGTTCCTGATCCGTCTTTTGAGCAATTAAGAAAAATTTCATTGGGACCATCTGCGCCCCGACGTACGCTTGGTATCCTAACGAGATCAGATTGTTCAAAATTAAAACTGCTTGAGCCCTTGTTGGCGCAAATCAAACTGACGATCGCCGAGTCGGAGGGTTAA
- a CDS encoding tripartite tricarboxylate transporter substrate binding protein, translated as MLRRTLLKTTAAAALALTFGVQAHAELNGPVNYIIPFGPGGESDISARLQQPFFAEKFGQEMVVSYQPGGGGAVGWASLNGLNGDGQTIMGVNLPHIIIKPAQKDVGFTTDSLNAFYMFHFTPDAIVVPANSPYQTLADLVNDAKANPGQVTMSGSGKASANHLAQIKFDKMTGALTTYVPFKGTGASVTALLGNQVKAQWGYTTVGAKQGDAVRMLAVAMEDRHPLFPDVPTFKELGYDMVGGAYRGIALPNTASAETTAMWSDMIGEINADPAFRQKMLDGGFAMLDISAADMPAFMADRVAEYLKDAREAGLIK; from the coding sequence ATGCTGAGACGTACTCTTCTTAAAACAACCGCTGCGGCGGCGCTTGCACTGACATTTGGTGTGCAAGCCCACGCGGAATTGAACGGACCCGTTAATTACATCATTCCTTTCGGACCCGGCGGCGAGTCGGATATTTCTGCACGATTGCAGCAGCCTTTCTTCGCCGAAAAATTTGGCCAAGAAATGGTGGTTTCCTACCAACCCGGCGGTGGCGGTGCAGTTGGCTGGGCCTCTCTGAACGGTTTGAACGGCGATGGCCAAACCATTATGGGCGTGAACTTACCCCATATCATCATCAAACCTGCGCAAAAAGACGTAGGCTTTACAACAGATTCGTTGAACGCGTTCTACATGTTCCACTTCACACCAGATGCCATCGTTGTTCCGGCCAATAGCCCCTATCAAACACTTGCAGATTTGGTGAATGATGCGAAGGCCAACCCCGGACAGGTCACCATGTCAGGATCGGGAAAAGCCAGCGCCAACCACCTGGCCCAAATCAAATTTGACAAGATGACCGGCGCGCTCACCACATATGTGCCGTTCAAAGGCACCGGTGCATCTGTGACGGCGCTTTTGGGCAATCAGGTCAAAGCACAATGGGGTTATACAACCGTAGGTGCTAAACAAGGCGATGCCGTGCGCATGTTGGCCGTTGCGATGGAAGACCGTCATCCCCTTTTCCCGGATGTCCCAACCTTCAAAGAACTGGGATATGATATGGTGGGTGGCGCCTATCGTGGTATAGCGTTGCCCAATACCGCGAGCGCAGAAACCACCGCCATGTGGTCTGATATGATTGGCGAAATCAATGCCGACCCAGCCTTTCGTCAGAAAATGCTCGATGGTGGCTTTGCGATGTTGGATATAAGCGCGGCGGATATGCCGGCCTTTATGGCTGACCGCGTTGCGGAATATTTGAAAGATGCTCGCGAAGCTGGCCTCATCAAGTAA
- a CDS encoding tripartite tricarboxylate transporter permease — protein MEFSHFLSALTPLNFALALFGVVAGTVIGSIPGLTATMALAILVPITFSMEPASALILLGAIYTGAIYGGAYAAILLNTPGTPSAIATTFDGYPMAKRGDGDLAVALACFASVFGGLVGAIALLFLAPPLSQVALAFGPIEYFWLSVFGLSLIASLSSGNLMKGLVGGAFGMILSTVGVAEISADIRLTFGSQTLIGGFGVVGALIGLYCVPVLIDLVAVPDRHLKVEEGVKTVRIGEAFALAARSKFNLIRSSIIGTLVGILPGAGGSVAGLVAYSEAKRTAKPDQKFGEGEPNGIMATESANSATVGGGFIPTLVLGIPGTPPDAIVLGALLVQGVRTGPAMFSQSGSIVFTFIYGLIIATVLMLPAGLLIGRYAYKSIVTVPKAVLVPTVGFMTIIGTFAIRNSVSDVIIMLCLGVFGWVVARFGFAASPIVLGLILGPIAEQGFVQGWTIGAATNNLFGMFFGRPISQGILLFTLITLILPLIVQWRKSRRFEEANQ, from the coding sequence ATGGAATTCAGTCACTTTTTATCTGCCTTAACGCCTTTGAATTTTGCATTGGCTTTATTTGGCGTTGTGGCCGGCACTGTCATTGGATCTATCCCGGGGTTAACCGCCACCATGGCGCTGGCTATTTTGGTTCCCATCACCTTTAGTATGGAGCCTGCCTCCGCGCTTATTCTTCTTGGGGCCATTTACACCGGCGCAATTTACGGCGGCGCCTATGCCGCTATTTTATTGAATACACCAGGCACCCCATCGGCCATTGCCACAACCTTTGACGGCTATCCCATGGCAAAACGTGGCGATGGAGATCTTGCGGTCGCTCTTGCCTGTTTTGCATCAGTTTTTGGCGGCCTGGTTGGCGCAATCGCGTTGCTTTTTCTGGCTCCGCCTTTATCGCAGGTCGCGCTGGCTTTTGGGCCTATTGAGTATTTTTGGTTGTCGGTTTTTGGACTGTCTTTAATTGCATCACTCTCCAGCGGCAATTTGATGAAAGGTCTGGTGGGCGGGGCTTTTGGGATGATTTTATCAACGGTTGGCGTGGCTGAAATTTCCGCTGATATCCGACTGACATTTGGCAGCCAAACCTTGATTGGCGGTTTTGGCGTTGTGGGGGCGTTGATTGGTCTTTACTGTGTGCCGGTCCTAATCGATCTGGTCGCGGTTCCTGACAGGCATTTAAAGGTGGAAGAAGGCGTGAAAACGGTTCGCATCGGAGAGGCATTTGCGCTCGCGGCGCGCTCGAAATTCAATCTGATCCGCTCTTCAATTATCGGTACTTTAGTGGGTATTTTACCCGGCGCAGGCGGCTCAGTTGCTGGGTTGGTGGCCTATTCAGAGGCCAAACGTACCGCCAAGCCAGACCAGAAATTTGGTGAGGGCGAGCCGAATGGCATTATGGCAACCGAATCCGCAAATAGCGCCACTGTTGGTGGGGGCTTCATCCCGACGCTGGTTTTAGGCATTCCAGGCACCCCGCCCGATGCCATCGTTTTAGGAGCGCTGTTGGTGCAAGGCGTACGCACCGGCCCAGCGATGTTTTCACAAAGCGGCTCGATCGTCTTTACGTTCATCTATGGATTGATAATCGCAACGGTTTTGATGTTGCCGGCAGGCCTTCTGATAGGGCGCTACGCGTATAAATCGATCGTCACTGTGCCGAAGGCAGTGTTGGTGCCAACGGTCGGGTTTATGACCATCATCGGTACTTTTGCCATCCGCAACAGCGTCTCAGACGTGATTATCATGCTGTGCCTTGGGGTTTTTGGATGGGTTGTTGCCAGGTTTGGATTCGCTGCCTCACCGATCGTTCTGGGGTTGATATTGGGCCCGATCGCCGAGCAAGGCTTTGTGCAAGGCTGGACCATAGGCGCGGCGACAAATAACTTATTCGGAATGTTTTTTGGCAGACCGATTTCGCAAGGCATTTTGCTGTTCACGCTCATAACGCTGATTTTACCGCTGATCGTTCAATGGCGAAAATCACGCAGATTCGAAGAGGCCAACCAATGA
- a CDS encoding tripartite tricarboxylate transporter TctB family protein: MTPPSAMKSGGQIGSLLASLFFICAGLITLYDTTSYTDRDSQVFPQTVAIILVVTASFSFIARFLKPSEEGGFGTGIWWRRALLIIAMFLMGFLIPKIGFLPAGVVAFSGGLIAAMHERWSAKTFILYPISGAVVITAFYVLFKFVLYVPLP; encoded by the coding sequence ATGACCCCCCCTTCTGCAATGAAAAGCGGCGGACAGATCGGATCGCTGCTTGCCTCGCTGTTTTTTATCTGTGCGGGGCTGATAACGCTGTATGATACAACCAGCTATACTGATCGCGACAGCCAAGTTTTTCCGCAAACCGTGGCCATTATACTGGTCGTGACAGCGTCATTTTCATTCATCGCCAGATTTTTAAAACCATCCGAAGAGGGCGGTTTTGGAACCGGCATTTGGTGGCGCCGGGCATTGCTGATAATCGCGATGTTTCTGATGGGTTTCCTGATCCCTAAGATCGGATTTTTACCCGCAGGCGTGGTAGCTTTCAGCGGTGGGCTGATTGCGGCGATGCATGAACGCTGGAGCGCAAAAACGTTTATTTTATATCCGATATCCGGCGCAGTGGTAATCACCGCATTTTACGTTTTATTCAAGTTCGTTTTATACGTGCCATTGCCTTAA
- the rpsU gene encoding 30S ribosomal protein S21, producing MQVSVRDNNVDQALRVMKKKMQREGMFREMRAKEFYEKPSVKKAKAKKEAIKRIKKLARKKAEREG from the coding sequence CTGCAAGTAAGTGTTCGTGACAACAACGTAGACCAAGCGCTGCGTGTTATGAAAAAGAAAATGCAACGTGAAGGCATGTTTCGCGAAATGAGGGCGAAAGAATTTTATGAAAAGCCCTCTGTGAAAAAGGCAAAAGCCAAAAAAGAAGCGATCAAGCGGATCAAAAAGCTTGCTCGCAAAAAAGCTGAGCGTGAAGGGTAA
- a CDS encoding TIGR02594 family protein — translation MANLNKTIMQHAQKQVGIWEWAGSENNPLVLAMFAEAGHSDIKQDAVPWCAAFVGSVLLRAGTKGTGSLLARSYLDWGQKIPLSEAKEGDVVILSGKASWQGHVGFFKGQGAQKLNLLGGNQNDQVNVKAYPASKLLGVRRAIAPRSNPSESTTLQASTVTALAGASATATAGVAAMHPAAQVTLICAGVLVMLAGVCIFRERLRKWRLGDR, via the coding sequence ATGGCAAATTTAAACAAAACCATAATGCAGCATGCGCAAAAACAGGTCGGGATATGGGAATGGGCGGGGTCCGAAAACAATCCTTTGGTTTTGGCAATGTTTGCCGAGGCTGGCCATTCTGACATCAAGCAAGATGCGGTGCCGTGGTGCGCGGCTTTTGTTGGCTCGGTCTTGTTGCGAGCGGGAACAAAGGGCACCGGCTCGCTGTTGGCGCGCTCTTATTTGGACTGGGGTCAAAAAATACCTCTTAGCGAGGCCAAAGAGGGCGATGTGGTGATCCTGTCGGGCAAAGCCAGCTGGCAGGGCCATGTCGGGTTTTTCAAGGGCCAAGGGGCGCAGAAACTCAATCTGCTGGGCGGCAATCAAAACGACCAGGTGAATGTCAAAGCCTATCCCGCCTCTAAGCTGCTGGGGGTGCGCCGGGCAATCGCGCCGCGTTCAAATCCAAGCGAAAGCACCACCCTTCAAGCCAGCACGGTTACAGCGCTGGCAGGGGCGTCAGCCACAGCCACGGCGGGCGTGGCGGCAATGCACCCCGCAGCGCAGGTTACGCTGATTTGTGCAGGCGTTCTGGTGATGCTGGCGGGGGTTTGTATTTTCCGTGAGCGGCTGCGCAAATGGCGGCTGGGGGACCGATGA
- a CDS encoding TRAP transporter small permease, translating into MHALLTLLKPLQIFNDICGWFGRWISVIALALMVLIILLQVFCRYALNNALPWPDEAARFLMLWLTGLMAPIALRQGGFVAIETLTQFLPRRGVTLLTLFLFTVSLMVLCVAVKLGWKHVNSGWLFASASLKLPLQLIGLKAVKLKLAWMYLSLFVGAVLMIFATVELIIRQIITLGGEHRHLRDIPILDSESAQ; encoded by the coding sequence ATGCATGCGCTGTTAACCCTTCTCAAACCATTGCAAATTTTCAATGATATCTGCGGCTGGTTTGGGCGTTGGATCTCAGTCATCGCCTTGGCGCTTATGGTCCTTATAATTTTACTGCAGGTTTTCTGCCGCTATGCGCTGAACAATGCCCTGCCCTGGCCCGATGAAGCGGCACGGTTTCTTATGCTATGGCTCACTGGCTTGATGGCGCCAATTGCGCTGCGTCAGGGTGGATTTGTTGCGATTGAAACGCTGACGCAATTTTTGCCCCGCCGGGGCGTTACCTTATTAACGCTGTTTCTGTTTACAGTGTCTCTTATGGTGCTTTGCGTTGCCGTAAAATTGGGGTGGAAACACGTTAATTCTGGATGGCTGTTTGCCAGCGCCTCTTTAAAGCTGCCGCTGCAGCTGATCGGTTTGAAAGCCGTTAAACTCAAATTGGCGTGGATGTATTTATCACTTTTTGTGGGTGCCGTTTTAATGATTTTTGCTACGGTCGAGTTAATTATCCGCCAAATTATCACCCTCGGGGGAGAGCATCGCCATTTACGAGATATTCCTATTCTTGACAGCGAAAGTGCGCAATAA
- a CDS encoding TRAP transporter large permease, translating into MLMWFLPLFLVFLVIGLPVFFGLLAAPGLLLWLNGQERDIALLYRNVYNGMDSFPLMAIPFFMLAGELMNRGGITSRLVEFAQAIMGHLRGGLAHVNILSSMLFAGLSGSAVADTSALGSMLIPAMEKQGYTRRFAAAITAASSVIGPIIPPSGIMIIYAYVMGESVAALFLAGIVPGVMVGAGLMLMVKVMADRYDFPVASAKYSWRARGQASLKAFFPLMTPVIILGGILGGIFTPTEAAAVAVGYATFIGLFVLKSLKLQDLPQVLTKAAMTSSVVLLLVGAAMAFKTVVSLSHAPETLAAFILSLSENPLILLFLINILLFIVGMFLDAGPAIIILGPILGPIFISMGVDPVHFAIIMSVNLTVGLATPPMGLVLFVASSVSGERVDSIARAIIPFLLVEIFVIFLITYIPAISMTIPRLTGFVN; encoded by the coding sequence ATGCTGATGTGGTTCCTACCCCTGTTTCTGGTGTTTTTGGTGATTGGTCTACCGGTGTTTTTCGGGCTTTTGGCGGCGCCCGGGCTTTTGTTATGGCTCAACGGTCAAGAACGTGACATCGCCCTCTTATATCGCAACGTTTACAATGGAATGGACAGCTTTCCGCTGATGGCCATTCCATTTTTTATGCTGGCGGGCGAATTGATGAACCGGGGTGGAATCACAAGCCGTTTGGTGGAATTCGCTCAGGCAATTATGGGGCATCTGCGCGGTGGCCTTGCGCATGTGAATATTTTATCTTCAATGCTGTTTGCCGGCCTGTCCGGATCAGCCGTCGCGGACACTTCTGCGCTTGGCTCTATGCTGATCCCCGCGATGGAAAAACAAGGCTATACAAGGCGTTTTGCGGCCGCAATTACCGCCGCAAGTTCGGTTATTGGGCCCATTATCCCCCCCTCTGGCATCATGATTATCTACGCCTATGTAATGGGCGAGAGCGTCGCCGCATTGTTCTTAGCGGGTATTGTGCCGGGGGTTATGGTCGGTGCAGGGCTGATGCTTATGGTAAAGGTCATGGCCGACCGCTATGATTTTCCAGTTGCCAGCGCTAAATACAGTTGGCGCGCCCGCGGCCAAGCCAGCCTAAAAGCATTTTTTCCTTTGATGACGCCGGTGATCATCCTTGGCGGTATTCTCGGCGGGATATTTACCCCGACAGAAGCCGCGGCTGTTGCGGTAGGGTATGCAACTTTTATCGGCTTATTCGTTTTAAAATCACTGAAACTGCAGGATTTACCTCAAGTTCTTACAAAAGCGGCGATGACTTCTTCGGTTGTATTATTGCTGGTTGGCGCGGCAATGGCGTTTAAAACGGTCGTTAGCCTGAGCCATGCTCCAGAAACCCTTGCAGCGTTTATATTGTCGCTTTCGGAAAACCCGCTGATTTTACTTTTTCTGATCAATATCTTGCTGTTCATTGTTGGAATGTTCTTAGACGCTGGGCCGGCAATCATTATTTTAGGGCCAATCTTGGGGCCAATTTTCATCAGTATGGGCGTTGACCCAGTTCATTTTGCAATCATAATGAGCGTAAATTTAACGGTTGGGCTGGCAACGCCACCGATGGGCTTGGTGCTGTTTGTGGCCTCCTCTGTATCAGGAGAGAGAGTCGATAGTATCGCCCGCGCAATCATTCCATTTCTTTTGGTTGAAATATTTGTGATCTTCTTAATCACCTATATTCCAGCCATTTCCATGACGATCCCACGTCTTACGGGGTTCGTAAACTAA
- the dctP gene encoding TRAP transporter substrate-binding protein DctP translates to MLKGTIKSLTLAAMLTTGAVAANAADYTIRATANSNENDEDYDGLVVFKNYVESASNGAIEVELFIGTQLCSKGAECLQGVADGSIDVYISTSGGAAGIFPYVQVLDLPYLMADDRVAEHVLSGDFTRTVRKMALENSGDKIRLMTIGNTGGWRNFANTKRRVQNPDDMAGLKIRTVVADLPQELVKALGASPTPIPWPELFTSFQTGVVEGSKNGITDIMGMKFPDAGLKYVTLDGHAYMGALWWMSNDTFMSMPAEMRTIVADGFSQLQQATFASPKRKSIQAYADFVAGGGDLYVPTPEEKAAFKSAAAPVYDWFKANVDGGEEVFNALTSAVAAAEADISAGRAADIQ, encoded by the coding sequence ATGCTAAAAGGTACTATCAAGTCGCTGACGCTTGCAGCGATGCTAACCACAGGGGCGGTGGCTGCCAATGCCGCAGATTACACAATCCGAGCCACAGCCAACTCGAATGAGAACGATGAAGACTATGATGGTCTTGTTGTGTTCAAAAACTATGTTGAAAGCGCTTCAAACGGCGCGATCGAAGTTGAATTATTCATCGGCACGCAGCTATGTTCAAAAGGCGCGGAATGCTTGCAAGGTGTGGCCGATGGTTCAATCGATGTGTATATTTCGACATCAGGCGGCGCGGCCGGTATCTTCCCATATGTGCAAGTTCTGGACCTGCCTTATTTGATGGCGGATGATCGCGTTGCTGAGCACGTTCTTTCCGGTGATTTTACTCGCACAGTGCGCAAAATGGCGCTTGAAAACTCTGGCGATAAAATCCGTTTGATGACAATCGGGAATACCGGCGGATGGCGCAACTTCGCGAATACAAAACGCCGCGTTCAAAACCCAGATGACATGGCCGGTTTGAAAATTCGTACCGTTGTTGCAGATCTTCCGCAAGAACTCGTAAAAGCGCTTGGCGCCTCTCCTACGCCGATCCCATGGCCTGAACTGTTCACATCGTTTCAAACCGGTGTGGTGGAAGGGTCTAAAAACGGCATCACCGATATCATGGGGATGAAATTCCCAGATGCAGGCCTGAAATATGTGACTTTGGACGGCCATGCCTATATGGGCGCTTTGTGGTGGATGTCAAATGACACATTCATGTCAATGCCAGCAGAAATGCGTACGATCGTTGCCGATGGTTTCTCACAATTGCAACAGGCCACCTTCGCTTCACCAAAGCGTAAATCAATTCAAGCCTATGCCGATTTTGTAGCTGGTGGCGGAGACCTTTACGTGCCGACACCTGAAGAAAAAGCAGCGTTCAAATCAGCTGCAGCGCCCGTTTATGATTGGTTCAAAGCCAATGTAGATGGAGGCGAAGAAGTGTTTAATGCACTGACGTCAGCGGTTGCCGCCGCAGAGGCCGATATTTCCGCTGGTCGCGCAGCGGATATTCAATAA
- a CDS encoding tetratricopeptide repeat protein, producing MGQVLALQTALISAGPALAELEIARDLMEAGKFEQARHALWPAARSGNAEAEELIGVMYAMGLGVEQDFERAFDWYLRSAMKGHPGAQSGVAWYYELGLGMPAPDLTRAYMWYVLSAIGNDPDAMISQEEVVKKMTKEQIEKAHVLIDDYRVWLYPFR from the coding sequence ATGGGGCAGGTTTTGGCGTTGCAAACCGCGTTGATCAGCGCTGGGCCCGCTTTGGCCGAGCTTGAAATTGCCAGAGATCTGATGGAGGCGGGGAAATTTGAACAAGCGCGCCATGCGCTGTGGCCTGCAGCCCGTTCGGGCAATGCCGAGGCCGAAGAATTGATTGGCGTAATGTATGCGATGGGCTTGGGCGTAGAGCAGGATTTTGAGCGCGCGTTTGATTGGTATTTGCGCAGTGCAATGAAAGGCCATCCGGGCGCACAATCTGGTGTCGCGTGGTATTATGAACTGGGGCTTGGCATGCCCGCGCCTGATTTGACCCGTGCCTATATGTGGTATGTGCTCTCTGCGATTGGTAATGATCCGGATGCGATGATTAGCCAAGAGGAAGTGGTTAAAAAAATGACGAAGGAGCAGATTGAGAAGGCGCATGTTTTGATCGATGATTATCGGGTCTGGTTATATCCGTTCAGATAA
- a CDS encoding cytochrome c peroxidase, whose product MWAETLILNEAQFHPLDLQKASIGRLLFYDKILSGNRNISCSTCHHPDHGGGDGLSLGIGEGGVGIGPKRSAGTGDDKIKKRIPRNATALWNLGHKSINIVFQDGRLEISDIYENGFNSPAQEWLPDGLNTVISAQAIFPLVAQFEMAGNPKENEIAGAVHDRIDAAWPILAKRVRVIPAYGDMFVKAFDDIDSPEQITIVEIAKALGDFINLEWQSFDSPYDAFLTSGRPLDPASERGRQLFFGKAGCANCHNGPLLSDQKFYALGLPAFGPGRARRWDPTARDVGRMGESDDLRDAYRFKTPRLRNVALTAPYGHNGAYPTLEGILRHHLDPQGMRAAWTRDMAALPSVPWLEDIDFVIQSDRYEMARQAAKIDIKPRPLTDNQIADIVKFLHSLTGKTATKSRLGSPDFVPSGLPVD is encoded by the coding sequence ATGTGGGCGGAAACGCTGATCCTTAACGAGGCGCAGTTTCATCCATTAGACCTACAAAAAGCAAGCATTGGCCGGCTTTTATTTTATGATAAAATTCTCTCTGGCAATCGTAACATTAGTTGCAGCACATGCCATCACCCGGACCATGGCGGTGGTGATGGGCTTAGCCTTGGCATTGGCGAAGGCGGTGTGGGGATAGGCCCTAAGCGCAGCGCTGGCACGGGCGATGATAAAATCAAAAAGCGCATTCCACGCAATGCCACCGCGCTGTGGAATTTGGGGCATAAATCTATAAATATAGTCTTTCAAGACGGACGACTTGAAATCAGCGATATTTATGAAAATGGCTTTAACTCACCGGCTCAGGAATGGTTACCAGATGGGTTAAACACGGTTATTTCAGCGCAAGCAATTTTTCCGCTTGTGGCGCAATTTGAAATGGCTGGAAACCCCAAAGAGAATGAAATTGCCGGCGCTGTGCATGACAGAATCGATGCGGCTTGGCCGATTTTGGCAAAACGCGTGCGCGTAATCCCAGCCTATGGGGATATGTTCGTCAAAGCCTTTGATGATATCGACAGCCCAGAACAAATCACGATCGTGGAAATCGCCAAAGCCCTGGGAGATTTCATCAATCTTGAGTGGCAGAGTTTTGACAGCCCCTATGACGCATTCTTAACCTCGGGCAGGCCACTAGACCCGGCCAGCGAACGGGGCCGGCAATTGTTTTTTGGCAAGGCAGGCTGCGCAAATTGCCATAATGGCCCTTTACTGAGCGATCAGAAATTCTACGCGCTTGGTCTGCCCGCCTTTGGGCCCGGCCGCGCACGGCGCTGGGATCCAACCGCACGCGATGTTGGACGTATGGGTGAAAGCGATGACCTGCGCGATGCCTATCGCTTCAAAACTCCGCGCTTACGCAATGTTGCCCTAACGGCGCCTTATGGTCATAACGGCGCCTACCCAACCTTAGAAGGGATCCTGCGCCATCATTTAGACCCGCAAGGTATGCGTGCGGCTTGGACGCGCGATATGGCCGCCCTACCCTCCGTGCCTTGGTTGGAGGATATTGATTTTGTTATCCAATCAGATCGCTATGAAATGGCGCGACAAGCTGCAAAAATTGATATTAAGCCCCGCCCACTAACGGATAATCAAATCGCTGATATTGTGAAGTTTTTGCATAGCCTTACGGGGAAAACCGCCACTAAAAGCCGGTTGGGCAGCCCCGATTTTGTACCCAGCGGCCTGCCCGTTGATTAA
- a CDS encoding peroxidase-related enzyme (This protein belongs to a clade of uncharacterized proteins related to peroxidases such as the alkylhydroperoxidase AhpD.) — MSAWIRMISDEEADAPLKKALDFARTPHGTVDNVMRVHSLRPSTMNGHVALYRACLHDDQNTIPMWFQEVISSYVSTLNNCPYSYANHWANARHLMADDEKAAKVEAALRAHSPRDVFEGAELALLNYAEKLTLSPGQITKEDVDLLKSAGVEDGEILEANQIIGYFNYVNRLLNGLGVSTAGDVVGYYQSD; from the coding sequence ATGTCTGCTTGGATAAGGATGATTTCGGATGAAGAGGCGGATGCGCCTTTGAAAAAAGCGCTGGATTTTGCGCGAACCCCGCATGGCACCGTGGATAATGTTATGCGAGTGCATTCTCTGCGCCCCAGCACAATGAACGGACATGTGGCGCTGTATCGGGCCTGCCTGCATGATGATCAAAACACCATTCCCATGTGGTTTCAGGAGGTAATCAGCTCTTATGTTTCGACTTTAAACAATTGCCCTTATTCTTATGCCAACCATTGGGCGAATGCGCGCCATTTAATGGCGGATGATGAAAAAGCCGCAAAGGTAGAGGCCGCCTTGCGCGCCCATTCGCCGCGCGATGTCTTTGAAGGCGCTGAACTTGCGTTGTTGAATTATGCTGAGAAGTTAACTTTATCGCCTGGCCAGATCACCAAAGAAGATGTTGATTTGCTGAAATCTGCAGGGGTAGAGGATGGTGAAATTCTTGAGGCAAATCAAATTATTGGCTACTTCAATTATGTCAATAGGCTGTTAAATGGGTTGGGCGTTAGCACCGCTGGGGATGTTGTCGGGTATTATCAATCGGACTGA